CATGATTATTATATCATAAAAAATTAAAAATTAAAAGTAGAAAAATTCTTTTTAAAACCATTTTTTTCACAAAGATAGAAGCTATAAAGCTTTTCATCAATATTATTTGATTTTAAAAGTTCTAAAATTTTATGAGCATCTTTTATTGATGCTTTTAAAGAAAGTCCACAACTAGCTTTTAATTCACCTGGCAAAGGAATAATTCTTACATCAACCTCATTATCAATTAAAAACTTTTCAACTTTCATAACTAAATGTGTAGAATCAATTGTTATAACCAAAAATTTTTCAGTGCTCATTATGGTTTAATCACCCTTGAAGCCTTCATCTGTTTATCAATTATATTATACATATTAGTAGGACTTCCAACACTTAAATTTCCTTCTAAGCTATAAAAGTTAAGACAAGCTCCACAAGATAAAATTTCCACTCCTCTTTCTTCAAGAATTTTTAAATCTTTTATAGTAACTTCATTAGAAGCAGTTAAAAATACACCTCTATTGTAAAAAAGAATGGCTTTTGGTAGAACTTCCATTTCTGTAAGAGTATAGATAAATCCTTTCATTAAAGTTTCACCTAAAGTAGAATCACCTTCACCCATTTTATCAGAAGAAATAACAAATACAACATTATCTTCATTTTTAGAGTCAACAACAATTTCTTCAACAGCAATTGTTTTTGTTATTGTCACAAAAAAAAC
This Candidatus Cetobacterium colombiensis DNA region includes the following protein-coding sequences:
- the yedF gene encoding sulfurtransferase-like selenium metabolism protein YedF produces the protein MIKVNATGQTCPIPVIMTKNALKNITEGIVEVSIDNKISKENIEKFSKEMGFSSITREENGVFFVTITKTIAVEEIVVDSKNEDNVVFVISSDKMGEGDSTLGETLMKGFIYTLTEMEVLPKAILFYNRGVFLTASNEVTIKDLKILEERGVEILSCGACLNFYSLEGNLSVGSPTNMYNIIDKQMKASRVIKP
- a CDS encoding DUF3343 domain-containing protein is translated as MSTEKFLVITIDSTHLVMKVEKFLIDNEVDVRIIPLPGELKASCGLSLKASIKDAHKILELLKSNNIDEKLYSFYLCEKNGFKKNFSTFNF